The Bacillota bacterium genome segment AGTGCGTTTGCCGAAAGAATACCGCTTTAATGATTCTGAAGTATTTGTTAAAAAAATTGATGATATTGTAATTTTAATTCCGAAAGATAGTGTTTGGAAAACCTTTGAGGCAAGTATAAAATACTTTTCTGATGACTTTCTCTCCGATCGAAGCCAACCAGAAATGCAAAAGCGAGATGATCTTTAATGCGATTTATGCTTGATACAAACATATGTATTTATCTAATCAAGAAAAAACCTCGTAAAGTCTTTGATACCTTAATGAAACTTAAAATCGGCGAT includes the following:
- the vapB gene encoding type II toxin-antitoxin system VapB family antitoxin is translated as MDIAKIFQNGRSQAVRLPKEYRFNDSEVFVKKIDDIVILIPKDSVWKTFEASIKYFSDDFLSDRSQPEMQKRDDL